The Ovis aries strain OAR_USU_Benz2616 breed Rambouillet chromosome 11, ARS-UI_Ramb_v3.0, whole genome shotgun sequence genome window below encodes:
- the DERL2 gene encoding derlin-2 isoform X2, whose product MAYQSLRLEYLQIPPVSRAYTTACVLTTAAVLELITPFQLYFNPELIFKHFQIWRLITNFLFFGPVGFNFLFNMIFLYRYCRMLEEGSFRGRTADFVFMFLFGGFLMTLFGLFVSLVFLGQAFTIMLVYVWSRRNPYVRMNFFGLLNFQAPFLPWVLMGFSLLLGNSIIVDLLGIAVGHIYFFLEDVFPNQPGGIRILKTPSILKAIFDTPDEDPNYNPLPEERPGGFAWGEGQRLGG is encoded by the exons ATGGCGTACCAGAGCCTCCGGCTGGAGTACCTGCAGATCCCACCGGTCAGCCGTGCCTATACCACCGCCTGCGTCCTCACCACCGCCGCTGTG TTGGAACTGATCACACCTTTTCAGTTGTACTTCAATCCTGAATTAATCTTTAAACACTTTCAA atatgGAGGCTAATCACCAATTTCTTGTTTTTTGGGCCAGTTGgattcaattttttatttaacaTGATTTTTCT ATATCGTTACTGTCGAATGCTAGAAGAAGGCTCTTTCCGAGGTCGGACAGCAGACTTTGTATTTATGTTCCTTTTTGGTGGATTCTTAATGACT ctttttggtttgtttgtgaGCTTAGTTTTCTTAGGCCAGGCCTTTACAATAATGCTTGTCTACGTGTGGAGCCGAAGGAACCCGTATGTCCGCATGAACTTCTTCGGCCTTCTGAATTTCCAGGCCCCCTTTCTACCCTGGGTGCTCATGGGCTTTTCCTTGTTGTTGGGGAACTCAATCATTGTGGACCTCTTGG GTATTGCAGTTggacacatatattttttcttggaaGATGTATTTCCCAATCAACCTGGCGGAATAAGAATTTTGAAAACACCATCTATTTT GAAGGCTATTTTTGATACACCAGATGAAGATCCAAATTATAATCCACTACCTGAAGAGCGGCCAGGAGGCTTTGCCTGGGGTGAGGGCCAGCGCCTAGGCGGCTAA
- the DHX33 gene encoding ATP-dependent RNA helicase DHX33 isoform X2: MPEEAGFPPAKKFRPSAGPPSRAGSCPPGRRAVMLLAAGGGGGGGGRRQQPSLAQPSASPYPEAVEQQRRNLPIFQARGQLLAQLRNLDSAVLIGETGSGKTTQIPQYLYEGGIGRQAIIAVTQPRRVAAISLATRVSDEKRTELGKLVGYTVRFDDVTSDDTKIKFLTDGMLLREAILDSLLRKYSCIILDEAHERTIHTDVLFGVVKAAQKRRKELGKLPLKVIVMSATMDVDLFSQYFNGAPVLYLEGRQHPIQIFYTKQPQHDYLHAALVSVFQIHQEAPSSHDILVFLTGQEEIEAMSKTCRDIAKHLPDGCPSMLVLPLYASLPYAQQLRVFQGAPKGYRKVIISTNIAETSITITGIKYVVDTGMVKAKKYNPDSGLEVLAVQRVSKTQAWQRTGRAGREDSGICYRLYTEDEFEKFEKMTVPEIQRCNLASVMLQLLAMKVPNVLTFDFMSKPSPDHIQAAIAQLELLGALEHRDGQLTLTPMGRKMAAFPLEPKFAKTILLSPKFHCTEEILTIVALLSVDSILYNPPSRRDEVQSVRKKFVSSEGDHLTLLNVYRTFKNTGGNKEWCKENFVNSKNMMLVAEVRAQLRDICIKMSMPILSSRGDTENIRRCLAHSLFMSTAELQPDGSYATTDTHQPVAIHPSSVLFHCKPACVVYTELLFTNKCYMRDLCVVDAEWLYEAAPDFFRKKLRTARN, translated from the exons ATGCCCGAGGAGGCGGGCTTCCCGCCGGCCAAGAAATTCCGGCCGAGCGCCGGGCCTCCGAGCCGCGCCGGGTCTTGCCCTCCCGGGAGGCGTGCGGTGATGCTGCTGGCAGCGGGCGGCGGCGGAGGAGGTGGAGGCCGGAGGCAGCAGCCGTCCCTGGCCCAGCCCTCGGCCAGCCCCTACCCCGAGGCCGTGGAGCAGCAGCGCCGGAATCTGCCCATCTTCCAGGCGCGAGGCCAGCTGTTGGCCCAGCTCCGAAACCTGGACAGCGCCGTCCTTATCG GAGAAACAGGCTCAGGGAAGACAACACAGATCCCTCAGTACCTATACGAAGGGGGGATTGGCCGCCAGGCCATCATTGCTGTGACCCAGCCTCGCCGAGTGGCTGCCATCTCTCTGGCTACCAGAGTCTCTGATGAGAAGAGAACAGAACTTGGGAAGCTG GTTGGCTACACGGTGCGCTTTGACGATGTCACCTCAGACGACACCAAGATCAAGTTCCTGACCGATGGCATGCTCTTGCGCGAGGCCATTTTGGACTCCCTGCTCCGGAAGTACAGCTGCATCATTTTGGATGAAGCCCACGAGCGGACTATCCACACAGATGTGCTCTTCGGGGTGGTGAAAGCTGCACAGAAGAGGCGAAAGGAGCTGGGGAAGCTGCCTCTCAAA GTGATTGTGATGTCAGCCACGATGGACGTGGACCTGTTCTCCCAGTATTTCAATGGAGCCCCTGTTCTCTACCTGGAGGGCCGGCAGCACCCGATCCAGATTTTCTACACCAAGCAGCCCCAGCACGATTACCTGCATGCCGCCCTGGTCTCCGTATTCCAGATCCACCAG GAAGCCCCCTCCTCGCATGACATCCTGGTGTTCCTCACTGGGCAGGAGGAGATCGAAGCCATGAGTAAGACCTGCCGGGACATTGCCAAGCACCTTCCAGACGGCTGCCCCTCCATGCTGGTCCTTCCACTCTATGCCTCCCTGCCCTATGCCCAGCAGCTGCGCGTCTTCCAGGGGGCCCCAAAG gGTTATCGCAAAGTGATCATTTCAACCAACATCGCTGAAACCTCCATAACCATTACAGGAATAAAATATGTAGTTGACACGGGCATGGTTAAAGCAAAGAAGTATAACCCTG ACAGTGGCCTGGAGGTGTTGGCTGTGCAGCGGGTATCAAAGACCCAGGCCTGGCAGCGCACGGGCCGGGCCGGCAGAGAGGACAGCGGTATCTGTTACCGGCTCTACACGGAGGATGAGTTTGAGAAGTTTGAGAAGATGACGGTGCCAGAGATCCAAAG GTGTAACCTGGCGAGCGTGATGCTGCAGCTCCTCGCCATGAAAGTTCCAAACGTGCTCACCTTTGACTTCATGTCCAAGCCGTCTCCAG atcACATCCAGGCAGCCATCGCCCAGCTGGAGCTGCTCGGTGCCCTTGAACACAGGGATGGCCAGCTCACCCTAACTCCAATGGGAAGAAAGATGGCGGCTTTCCCACTAGAACCCAAATTTGCCAAA ACCATCCTCCTATCCCCCAAATTCCACTGCACGGAGGAGATACTGACCATTGTCGCCCTGCTGTCTGTGGACAGCATTCTCTACAACCCTCCCTCCCGGCGGGATGAAGTGCAGAGCGTGCGGAAGAAGTTTGTGTCCAGCGAGGGCGATCACCTCACCCTGCTCAATGTCTACCGGACCTTCAAGAACACCGGCGGGAACAAG GAATGGTGCAAAGAGAACTTTGTCAACAGCAAGAATATGATGCTAGTAGCTGAAGTCAGGGCACAGCTGAGGGACATCTGCATAAAG ATGTCCATGCCAATCCTGTCCTCCCGAGGGGACACAGAGAACATCCGCCGATGCCTGGCGCACAGCCTCTTCATGAGCACCGCTGAGCTGCAGCCGGACGGGTCCTACGCTACCACGGACACCCACCAGCCGGTGGCCATCCATCCCTCATCTGTGCTCTTCCACTGCAAGCCGGCCTGCGTCGTGTACACGGAGCTGCTCTTCACCAACAAGTGCTACATGCGTGACCTGTGCGTTGTGGATGCCGAGTGGCTGTACGAGGCCGCCCCCGACTTCTTCAGGAAGAAGCTGAGGACTGCCAGGAACTGA
- the DERL2 gene encoding derlin-2 isoform X1 — protein MAYQSLRLEYLQIPPVSRAYTTACVLTTAAVQLELITPFQLYFNPELIFKHFQIWRLITNFLFFGPVGFNFLFNMIFLYRYCRMLEEGSFRGRTADFVFMFLFGGFLMTLFGLFVSLVFLGQAFTIMLVYVWSRRNPYVRMNFFGLLNFQAPFLPWVLMGFSLLLGNSIIVDLLGIAVGHIYFFLEDVFPNQPGGIRILKTPSILKAIFDTPDEDPNYNPLPEERPGGFAWGEGQRLGG, from the exons ATGGCGTACCAGAGCCTCCGGCTGGAGTACCTGCAGATCCCACCGGTCAGCCGTGCCTATACCACCGCCTGCGTCCTCACCACCGCCGCTGTG cAGTTGGAACTGATCACACCTTTTCAGTTGTACTTCAATCCTGAATTAATCTTTAAACACTTTCAA atatgGAGGCTAATCACCAATTTCTTGTTTTTTGGGCCAGTTGgattcaattttttatttaacaTGATTTTTCT ATATCGTTACTGTCGAATGCTAGAAGAAGGCTCTTTCCGAGGTCGGACAGCAGACTTTGTATTTATGTTCCTTTTTGGTGGATTCTTAATGACT ctttttggtttgtttgtgaGCTTAGTTTTCTTAGGCCAGGCCTTTACAATAATGCTTGTCTACGTGTGGAGCCGAAGGAACCCGTATGTCCGCATGAACTTCTTCGGCCTTCTGAATTTCCAGGCCCCCTTTCTACCCTGGGTGCTCATGGGCTTTTCCTTGTTGTTGGGGAACTCAATCATTGTGGACCTCTTGG GTATTGCAGTTggacacatatattttttcttggaaGATGTATTTCCCAATCAACCTGGCGGAATAAGAATTTTGAAAACACCATCTATTTT GAAGGCTATTTTTGATACACCAGATGAAGATCCAAATTATAATCCACTACCTGAAGAGCGGCCAGGAGGCTTTGCCTGGGGTGAGGGCCAGCGCCTAGGCGGCTAA
- the DHX33 gene encoding ATP-dependent RNA helicase DHX33 isoform X1: MPEEAGFPPAKKFRPSAGPPSRAGSCPPGRRAVMLLAAGGGGGGGGRRQQPSLAQPSASPYPEAVEQQRRNLPIFQARGQLLAQLRNLDSAVLIGETGSGKTTQIPQYLYEGGIGRQAIIAVTQPRRVAAISLATRVSDEKRTELGKLVGYTVRFDDVTSDDTKIKFLTDGMLLREAILDSLLRKYSCIILDEAHERTIHTDVLFGVVKAAQKRRKELGKLPLKVIVMSATMDVDLFSQYFNGAPVLYLEGRQHPIQIFYTKQPQHDYLHAALVSVFQIHQEAPSSHDILVFLTGQEEIEAMSKTCRDIAKHLPDGCPSMLVLPLYASLPYAQQLRVFQGAPKGYRKVIISTNIAETSITITGIKYVVDTGMVKAKKYNPDSGLEVLAVQRVSKTQAWQRTGRAGREDSGICYRLYTEDEFEKFEKMTVPEIQRCNLASVMLQLLAMKVPNVLTFDFMSKPSPDHIQAAIAQLELLGALEHRDGQLTLTPMGRKMAAFPLEPKFAKTILLSPKFHCTEEILTIVALLSVDSILYNPPSRRDEVQSVRKKFVSSEGDHLTLLNVYRTFKNTGGNKVGLVLFLFSNRASLWSCVSGHFPFWLHLLKSYTECWMSFQRCLHPEMLLGKTQFQPFSLLVFPSYLTWAGEVLIPGDPISWLQGGLFPHLPLTFFIAAFACVTFPFPGPRWKMTVPSFIYQYNFKNKLFPFGLVVRIPGLHLLWPGFNP; this comes from the exons ATGCCCGAGGAGGCGGGCTTCCCGCCGGCCAAGAAATTCCGGCCGAGCGCCGGGCCTCCGAGCCGCGCCGGGTCTTGCCCTCCCGGGAGGCGTGCGGTGATGCTGCTGGCAGCGGGCGGCGGCGGAGGAGGTGGAGGCCGGAGGCAGCAGCCGTCCCTGGCCCAGCCCTCGGCCAGCCCCTACCCCGAGGCCGTGGAGCAGCAGCGCCGGAATCTGCCCATCTTCCAGGCGCGAGGCCAGCTGTTGGCCCAGCTCCGAAACCTGGACAGCGCCGTCCTTATCG GAGAAACAGGCTCAGGGAAGACAACACAGATCCCTCAGTACCTATACGAAGGGGGGATTGGCCGCCAGGCCATCATTGCTGTGACCCAGCCTCGCCGAGTGGCTGCCATCTCTCTGGCTACCAGAGTCTCTGATGAGAAGAGAACAGAACTTGGGAAGCTG GTTGGCTACACGGTGCGCTTTGACGATGTCACCTCAGACGACACCAAGATCAAGTTCCTGACCGATGGCATGCTCTTGCGCGAGGCCATTTTGGACTCCCTGCTCCGGAAGTACAGCTGCATCATTTTGGATGAAGCCCACGAGCGGACTATCCACACAGATGTGCTCTTCGGGGTGGTGAAAGCTGCACAGAAGAGGCGAAAGGAGCTGGGGAAGCTGCCTCTCAAA GTGATTGTGATGTCAGCCACGATGGACGTGGACCTGTTCTCCCAGTATTTCAATGGAGCCCCTGTTCTCTACCTGGAGGGCCGGCAGCACCCGATCCAGATTTTCTACACCAAGCAGCCCCAGCACGATTACCTGCATGCCGCCCTGGTCTCCGTATTCCAGATCCACCAG GAAGCCCCCTCCTCGCATGACATCCTGGTGTTCCTCACTGGGCAGGAGGAGATCGAAGCCATGAGTAAGACCTGCCGGGACATTGCCAAGCACCTTCCAGACGGCTGCCCCTCCATGCTGGTCCTTCCACTCTATGCCTCCCTGCCCTATGCCCAGCAGCTGCGCGTCTTCCAGGGGGCCCCAAAG gGTTATCGCAAAGTGATCATTTCAACCAACATCGCTGAAACCTCCATAACCATTACAGGAATAAAATATGTAGTTGACACGGGCATGGTTAAAGCAAAGAAGTATAACCCTG ACAGTGGCCTGGAGGTGTTGGCTGTGCAGCGGGTATCAAAGACCCAGGCCTGGCAGCGCACGGGCCGGGCCGGCAGAGAGGACAGCGGTATCTGTTACCGGCTCTACACGGAGGATGAGTTTGAGAAGTTTGAGAAGATGACGGTGCCAGAGATCCAAAG GTGTAACCTGGCGAGCGTGATGCTGCAGCTCCTCGCCATGAAAGTTCCAAACGTGCTCACCTTTGACTTCATGTCCAAGCCGTCTCCAG atcACATCCAGGCAGCCATCGCCCAGCTGGAGCTGCTCGGTGCCCTTGAACACAGGGATGGCCAGCTCACCCTAACTCCAATGGGAAGAAAGATGGCGGCTTTCCCACTAGAACCCAAATTTGCCAAA ACCATCCTCCTATCCCCCAAATTCCACTGCACGGAGGAGATACTGACCATTGTCGCCCTGCTGTCTGTGGACAGCATTCTCTACAACCCTCCCTCCCGGCGGGATGAAGTGCAGAGCGTGCGGAAGAAGTTTGTGTCCAGCGAGGGCGATCACCTCACCCTGCTCAATGTCTACCGGACCTTCAAGAACACCGGCGGGAACAAGGTAGGCCttgtcctcttcctcttctcaaaCAGGGCCTCCCTTTGGTCCTGTGTTTCAGGACACTTccctttttggctgcaccttctGAAGAGCTACACAGAATGCTGGATGTCATTCCAGAGATGTCTGCACCCAGAGATGCTACTAGGGAAGACACAGTTTCAGCCTTTCTCTCTGCTTGTGTTTCCCTCATACTTAACGTGGGCAGGTGAAGTATTAATACCTGGTGACCCAATTTCTTGGCTACAAGGTGGTTTGTTTCCCCACCTGCCCCTAACTTTCTTCATAGCAGCTTTTGCTTGTGTGACATTTCCATTCCCGGGACCAAGATGGAAAATGACAGTACCTTCCTTCATTTatcaatacaattttaaaaataaattgttcccttttggcctagtggttaggattccaggcctTCActtgctgtggcctgggttcaatccttag